The DNA region GATCTGGGGGGAGCGATCAAGGGTTTCAAAAACGCTTTGAGTGACGATGAGCGTGAACCAGAAGCCCTTGATAAAAAAGCCAGAGGTTAAGCTGTATGTTTGATATGGGTTTTGCCGAAATGATCACCATCGGCCTGCTGGCGCTGGTGGTCATGGGACCCGAACGGCTGCCGCAGGCTATACGTTCGATTCTGAAGTGGATTCACTATCTGAGACAGACCGCCAGCACATTGAAAGATACGGTTGAGCAGGAGCTGAAGATTGATGAGATAAAGAAAGACCTGCAAACTGAAGAAATCGAACGTCAGGTTGAGTCATTCAGGCAACAGGCTGCGAAAACGTCAGCAGACTTCAAAAAAGTCAGCCTGAAAAATAAAGAGGAAATTTCTCGCCTGATGGATGAAGATAAAACACCAGAATTGAAAACGGCTCCCGGGAAAGAACAGGCAGCTTAAAGCTTCTTTTTTCAGCCATTAAAAAAAGCGGCACCTTCATTCAAAGGTGCCGCTTTGGTTTCATCAGGAAGCCGTTTCAGATAAACAGTTTATTGCCTGCCATATCCTGTACTTCTCCGAGCTTCAGGTCGATAAAAAAGTGGTCAGCAGGCTGGGCATGCCTGAATTGATAGTACAGGCGGGCAAGGGCGGCAAAGCGTGACTTGATAGTATTCAGGTCACAGTCTTCCATTTTGACCTCACCCCCGTTTTTCGGATTACCACCTACGTAGTCATGCTCCCAGTCGATGGTATCCAGATCACCATCAGAATCGTGTCTGGCAAACAGGTCGGTCGCAACATTTA from Endozoicomonas sp. NE40 includes:
- the tatB gene encoding Sec-independent protein translocase protein TatB; translated protein: MFDMGFAEMITIGLLALVVMGPERLPQAIRSILKWIHYLRQTASTLKDTVEQELKIDEIKKDLQTEEIERQVESFRQQAAKTSADFKKVSLKNKEEISRLMDEDKTPELKTAPGKEQAA